The window CGTAATCTAGATCCAGAACGCATAGCAGACTTCGAAAGTTTCCGAAGTGGGATCCTCGAACTCATTGTCAAAAATAAACCCTTATCAGAAATTTTAAACGAAATCGTATTCGGAATTGAAACACTGAATCCTACGATGGTCTGCACCATTGTTCTCATAGAGGATTCCAAAATCAAAATTGGAGCGGCCCCATCCCTACCTAAAGATTACAACGATACCATCGAAGGAGTCACCATCGGACCTGAAGTTGGTTCTTGTGGAACGGCAGCATACACAGGAAAACGAGTCATCGTCGAGGACATCAACAAAAGCCATTTATGGAAAAACTACAAGGAGATCGCTCTCAAAGTAGGACTTCTTGCTTGTTGGTCGGAACCAATTCGCTCTCATGGAGATACCGTTGTTGGTACTTTTGCGATCTACCATCATCAAATTGCAAGCCCAAGTGAATTTGATATCTTTATCATTTCTGAAACTGCGGACCTTGTGAGCATTGCCATCGATAAATCCACGACTTCCTCCAAACTCACAGAAAGTGAAAAACGTTTCAGGGATTTTTTTGAAAAAAACTCTTCGATGATCCTCATCATCGAACCAATCACAGGCGACATTTATGATGCCAATGAAGCAGCAGTTTTATTTTATGGTTTCCCACATGAACAAATCATCAAAATGAACATTGATTCGATCAATGTAATGAATCAAGATGATTTAAAAAAAGAAAGATTATTGGCAATTGCGGAAAACAAAAGTTTTTTTACCTTCACACACAAATTAGCAGATGGGCAAACCAAACAGGTGGAAGTGTATTCGACACCGATTGAATCCAACAACCGCCCTCTGCTTTTTTCGATCATTCATGATGTAACAGAACGAAAAATCGCAGAAGAAAAGGTAAATGCACTACTTTCCGAAAAGGAAATGATCCTAAGAGAAGTACATCATCGTATCAAAAACAATATGACGATTCTCAATAATCTTTTACAATTACAAGCAAGTGCAAACGAAAGTGAAGAAGTACGAAATTCTCTAAAAGAAGCAACCAGTCGAATCAAAACAATGTCTCTACTCTACGACAAATTGTATTCAGGAAAAATAAACCAGGAACTAAGCCTGTATGAGTATCTAGTACCTTTAACCAATGAAATCCTTTCCTTATTTCCATATCCTGTGCAGTTACAAATGAAAGTAGAAAACATCATGATGGCTTCGGAGCAACTTCAAGCGATTGGAATCATCACAAACGAACTTTTGACCAATAGTTTGAAGTATGCAAGAAACACTGCACACGAATTGGAAATTCGTGTAAATGCTTGGTTAAACGATTCCATTTTTTATCTCATCATCTGTGACAATGGAAATGGTTTTCATCTCAACGATTCAAATGAAGAAACCAATGGATTTGGTTTGAATTTGGTAAAAATGTTAACCAAACAATTTAAAGGTAATCTATCTTTTAATGGAGAGAAAGGTGCCGAGTACCAATTCAAATTTCCACTAACTTTATCCAATCACAATTCAAACAGACTTTAGAATTTCAAAAAATCCAGGGAAACTTGTATCCACCCAACTTGTATCGTCAAAAGAAAGTGAAACGCCTGATAATTTGGATAGGATCGCAAAACTCATCGCAATGCGATGGTCCATAAAGGTTTCAATTTTTGCATTTTGAATGGTTCCTACTTCATCAAATTCATATCCATCATTTACTTCCTTCACTTTCACACCCAATCTTTCTAAATTGGATACCATGGAACGGATTCTGTCTGATTCTTTTGCTCGGAGCTCTTCCGCATGGGAAATTTGAAATCCTCCCTCTGAA of the Leptospira biflexa serovar Patoc strain 'Patoc 1 (Paris)' genome contains:
- a CDS encoding histidine kinase dimerization/phosphoacceptor domain -containing protein, which codes for MKVRNRNLDPERIADFESFRSGILELIVKNKPLSEILNEIVFGIETLNPTMVCTIVLIEDSKIKIGAAPSLPKDYNDTIEGVTIGPEVGSCGTAAYTGKRVIVEDINKSHLWKNYKEIALKVGLLACWSEPIRSHGDTVVGTFAIYHHQIASPSEFDIFIISETADLVSIAIDKSTTSSKLTESEKRFRDFFEKNSSMILIIEPITGDIYDANEAAVLFYGFPHEQIIKMNIDSINVMNQDDLKKERLLAIAENKSFFTFTHKLADGQTKQVEVYSTPIESNNRPLLFSIIHDVTERKIAEEKVNALLSEKEMILREVHHRIKNNMTILNNLLQLQASANESEEVRNSLKEATSRIKTMSLLYDKLYSGKINQELSLYEYLVPLTNEILSLFPYPVQLQMKVENIMMASEQLQAIGIITNELLTNSLKYARNTAHELEIRVNAWLNDSIFYLIICDNGNGFHLNDSNEETNGFGLNLVKMLTKQFKGNLSFNGEKGAEYQFKFPLTLSNHNSNRL